One genomic window of Prochlorococcus sp. MIT 0801 includes the following:
- the smc gene encoding chromosome segregation protein SMC, whose protein sequence is MVHINHVDLSHFKSFGGSMSIPLEEGFTVVTGPNGSGKSNILDGVLFCLGLANSRGMRADRLPDLVNSGVLKAGKSSETKVTVKFDLSDWKPDEAEEGIEPTEEGPWIKPDQKEWTVSRRLKVMPGGSYASTYSADGENCNLQQLQTQLRRLRIDPEGSNVVMQGDVTRIVSMSNKDRRGLIDELAGVALFDTRIDQTRTKLDDVYERQERCRIVEQELILSKQRLQKDCEKASLYKDLKNQLLIGKQQELVLSYENAKKGLEKLDIDHQELLKKEKIDSENLLNHENDLSKCIEKLDILQKNVKDLGEDQLLDVQGKLAGIESQHRELERQGLNHKNEGEKLQESRNNLLQKKKDYQTDLQSKMNEINPKELEEADLRCKEAQAWVDSSRRKLSDVAGRSGEWIEKHQKARDDLNKIRLELDPKRLEKQNIEESLLQLNVILKELETDQQADESSNKKVHIEISNLNKKWDDILNLLSLKKEEFKILVSEKGIQERTKYRLEKEQVKLQNDIARLESRREMISESRGTNAITLLLESGLEGIHGPVANLGEVEDRYRIALEVAAGARLGQVVVDSDQIAAKSIDLLKRKRAGRLTFLPLNKILKNSHNRSDVFQRSVHTNLNKSTGLIGKAIDLIQYDSIYKNVFLYVFGETIVFNDLSSARNQIGIKRSVTLEGELLEKSGAMTGGSLNNRALGLSFGRVKDNDECDLLKNRLLEVGETLSNCQKNENQLIHRLENLRTQLSQLEQEKAALDAERLTSRRSNSPLLERQSHRSKRINDLKKSKKEKVFQLEAINLSIKPLEDVLLEIEQEEKKIDKSSDSSVWSKLQNDLENADKNLLTFRNKRDEISNKQSQNKLAIDRLNDQETSLIMEEKRLKDSIDTLASAHIAWREQSKLLDINRQDLINQQKDLETRFGEQRRERDCVEADVAKKRLTLQEMQWNLQRVREDQKNMKEEIRMETIRCTELEKKLPNPKPLISDEIRDNGLDALHSKLEALQKRMEELEPVNMLALEELSKLEERLNELENRLQVLTDERSQLLLRIETVATLRQEAFMEAFKEVDIHFREIFASLSEGDGHLQLENPDEPLEGGLTLVAHPKGKPVRRLAAMSGGEKSLTALSFLFALQRFRPSPFYALDEVDSFLDGVNVERLAALIAKQAEQAQFLVVSHRRPMIGASMRTIGVTQARGNHTQVVGLPIAA, encoded by the coding sequence TTGGTCCATATCAACCACGTAGATTTGTCTCATTTCAAGTCCTTCGGTGGATCGATGTCGATTCCACTTGAAGAAGGCTTTACTGTTGTAACAGGTCCAAATGGTTCAGGTAAAAGCAATATTCTTGATGGAGTTTTATTTTGTTTAGGGCTTGCAAATAGTCGAGGCATGAGAGCAGACAGATTGCCTGACTTAGTTAATAGTGGCGTATTAAAAGCTGGAAAATCTTCGGAAACCAAAGTAACTGTCAAATTTGATTTAAGTGATTGGAAGCCTGATGAAGCCGAAGAAGGGATAGAACCTACTGAGGAAGGACCTTGGATTAAGCCTGATCAAAAAGAATGGACTGTATCAAGAAGATTAAAAGTTATGCCAGGAGGGTCATATGCCTCCACTTACAGTGCAGATGGTGAGAATTGTAATTTACAGCAATTGCAGACCCAATTAAGGCGCCTAAGAATCGATCCTGAGGGAAGCAATGTTGTTATGCAAGGAGATGTTACTCGAATTGTTTCTATGAGTAATAAGGATCGTAGAGGCCTGATAGACGAACTTGCTGGTGTTGCACTATTTGATACACGTATTGATCAAACTCGTACCAAGTTGGATGATGTTTATGAAAGACAGGAACGTTGTCGGATTGTTGAACAAGAACTGATTCTTTCAAAACAGCGCTTGCAAAAAGATTGTGAGAAAGCAAGTTTATATAAAGATCTAAAAAATCAATTATTAATTGGCAAACAGCAAGAATTAGTTTTATCTTATGAAAATGCCAAAAAGGGACTGGAAAAATTAGATATAGATCACCAAGAATTGCTTAAAAAAGAAAAAATAGATTCAGAAAATTTACTTAATCATGAAAATGATTTAAGTAAATGCATAGAAAAATTAGATATTTTACAAAAAAATGTTAAAGACCTCGGTGAAGATCAATTGCTTGACGTTCAAGGTAAATTAGCAGGGATTGAATCTCAACATAGAGAGCTAGAAAGACAAGGACTGAATCATAAAAATGAAGGAGAAAAATTACAGGAATCTAGAAATAATCTTCTACAGAAAAAGAAAGATTATCAAACTGATTTGCAAAGTAAAATGAATGAGATAAATCCTAAAGAACTCGAAGAAGCTGACTTAAGATGTAAAGAAGCTCAGGCTTGGGTTGACTCCTCTAGAAGGAAACTTTCAGATGTAGCTGGTCGTTCTGGTGAATGGATAGAAAAACATCAGAAAGCGAGAGATGACCTTAATAAAATTCGATTGGAATTAGATCCTAAAAGACTAGAGAAACAAAATATTGAAGAAAGTTTATTGCAATTAAATGTTATTTTAAAAGAGTTAGAGACTGATCAACAAGCTGATGAATCTTCTAATAAAAAAGTACATATAGAAATTAGTAATTTGAATAAAAAATGGGATGATATTTTAAATTTACTGTCTCTTAAAAAAGAAGAATTTAAAATATTAGTATCCGAGAAAGGTATACAAGAGCGCACTAAATATAGATTAGAGAAAGAACAAGTAAAGCTTCAAAATGATATTGCACGTTTAGAAAGTAGGAGAGAAATGATATCCGAAAGTCGAGGTACAAATGCAATAACTTTGTTATTAGAGTCTGGTTTAGAAGGTATACATGGGCCTGTTGCTAATTTAGGTGAAGTGGAAGATCGTTATAGGATTGCTCTTGAAGTAGCAGCTGGCGCAAGGCTTGGACAGGTTGTTGTCGATAGTGATCAAATTGCTGCAAAATCAATTGATCTTTTAAAACGAAAAAGAGCTGGAAGATTGACGTTTTTGCCTCTTAATAAGATTTTAAAAAACTCTCATAACAGGTCTGATGTATTTCAGAGATCTGTTCACACTAATCTCAATAAAAGCACTGGATTAATCGGCAAGGCTATTGATTTGATTCAATATGATTCAATATATAAAAATGTTTTTTTGTATGTATTTGGTGAAACAATTGTTTTTAATGACTTGTCATCAGCTCGTAATCAAATTGGGATAAAAAGATCTGTTACTTTAGAAGGCGAATTGCTGGAAAAGAGTGGAGCGATGACTGGTGGAAGTTTAAATAATAGAGCCTTGGGTTTGAGTTTTGGAAGAGTAAAAGATAATGATGAATGTGATCTTTTGAAGAATAGATTATTAGAAGTAGGTGAGACTTTAAGTAATTGTCAAAAGAACGAAAATCAACTCATCCATAGGCTAGAGAATCTTAGAACTCAGCTCAGTCAATTAGAACAAGAAAAAGCAGCACTTGATGCTGAAAGATTAACTTCTAGAAGATCAAATTCACCATTATTAGAACGCCAAAGTCATCGCTCCAAAAGAATTAATGATCTAAAAAAATCTAAAAAAGAAAAAGTATTTCAATTAGAAGCTATTAATTTGAGTATTAAACCTTTAGAGGACGTTTTGTTAGAAATTGAGCAGGAGGAGAAAAAAATAGACAAATCAAGTGACTCATCTGTTTGGTCTAAATTACAAAATGATCTAGAAAATGCTGATAAAAATCTACTTACTTTTAGAAATAAAAGAGATGAGATTTCAAATAAGCAATCCCAAAATAAGCTTGCAATTGATAGATTAAATGATCAAGAAACTTCTTTAATAATGGAAGAAAAACGCTTAAAGGATTCCATAGATACACTTGCTTCTGCTCATATAGCTTGGCGTGAGCAGAGCAAACTACTAGATATCAATCGGCAAGATTTGATCAATCAACAAAAAGATTTAGAAACTCGTTTTGGGGAACAACGAAGAGAAAGAGATTGCGTGGAAGCTGATGTAGCTAAAAAACGATTGACTTTACAAGAAATGCAATGGAATCTCCAACGTGTAAGGGAAGATCAAAAAAACATGAAGGAAGAAATACGAATGGAAACTATTCGCTGTACTGAATTAGAGAAGAAGCTTCCTAATCCAAAGCCTTTGATTTCAGATGAGATAAGAGATAATGGTTTAGATGCTTTACATTCTAAATTGGAAGCTTTGCAGAAAAGAATGGAGGAATTAGAACCTGTCAATATGCTTGCATTGGAAGAGTTGTCTAAATTAGAAGAGAGATTGAATGAACTTGAAAATAGACTTCAAGTTCTTACTGATGAAAGATCTCAGTTATTGCTTCGAATAGAGACAGTTGCAACTTTGCGACAGGAGGCCTTTATGGAGGCTTTTAAAGAGGTTGATATACATTTTCGTGAAATTTTTGCAAGTCTCTCTGAAGGAGATGGACATTTGCAGCTTGAAAATCCTGACGAACCTTTGGAAGGTGGCTTGACTTTGGTCGCTCATCCAAAAGGTAAGCCTGTAAGACGTCTTGCCGCTATGTCAGGTGGAGAAAAATCTTTAACAGCTTTGAGTTTTCTTTTTGCTTTGCAACGTTTTAGACCTTCCCCTTTTTACGCCCTTGATGAAGTAGATAGTTTCTTGGATGGAGTCAATGTTGAAAGGTTAGCGGCCTTAATTGCTAAACAAGCTGAACAGGCACAATTTCTTGTAGTAAGTCATAGAAGACCTATGATTGGAGCATCAATGCGGACTATTGGGGTTACGCAAGCAAGGGGAAATCATACTCAAGTTGTTGGGTTGCCAATCGCAGCTTGA
- a CDS encoding PRC-barrel domain-containing protein, with protein sequence MTNTQAPQESTSAVPSDRLWLRSELMGTQVITRDTGRRLGLVGEVVVDIDRREVVALGLRDNPLTRFLPGLPRWLPLDQIRQVGDVILVDTIDSLSENFVPERFNKVINCQVITESGDQLGRVLGFSFDIETGELLTLVMGALGVPLLGEGVLSTWEMPVDEIVSSGPDRIIVYEGAEEKLKQLNSGFLEKLGVGNSGWEESERERYRVNLVPVENQLTSGESANDDQRLLEQSEEMFEEEEEMEYVELEDSEEQQYDKELRYLDEPNQSSIYSEIDEDEVNYSGSKFKNRSDKFQAKMTSQNTQNKSKISIEEEPMDVEPLEKLSRNNSQDMISNDKELIDIEDPW encoded by the coding sequence TTGACCAACACGCAAGCCCCACAAGAATCAACATCTGCTGTCCCCAGTGACAGATTATGGCTTCGTTCTGAGTTGATGGGTACTCAGGTTATTACACGTGATACTGGACGTAGATTGGGTCTTGTAGGAGAAGTTGTTGTTGATATTGATCGTAGAGAGGTTGTTGCTTTGGGACTACGAGATAATCCCTTAACACGTTTTTTACCTGGCTTGCCAAGATGGCTTCCTCTTGATCAGATTCGTCAAGTAGGTGATGTGATTTTAGTTGATACAATTGATTCCTTAAGCGAAAACTTTGTTCCTGAAAGATTCAATAAAGTTATTAATTGCCAGGTTATTACTGAATCTGGAGATCAGTTGGGGAGAGTACTTGGATTTTCTTTTGATATTGAAACTGGAGAATTACTTACTTTAGTTATGGGAGCACTAGGTGTCCCTTTATTAGGCGAGGGGGTCCTCAGTACTTGGGAGATGCCTGTTGATGAAATTGTTAGTAGTGGTCCAGATCGAATAATTGTTTATGAGGGAGCTGAAGAGAAATTAAAACAATTAAATAGCGGTTTCCTTGAAAAGCTTGGTGTAGGTAATTCGGGATGGGAAGAAAGTGAACGAGAAAGGTACAGAGTTAACCTTGTCCCAGTTGAAAATCAATTAACTTCTGGTGAGAGTGCAAATGATGATCAAAGACTTCTAGAACAATCAGAGGAAATGTTTGAAGAAGAAGAAGAGATGGAATACGTAGAATTAGAAGATTCAGAAGAACAACAATATGATAAAGAATTAAGATATTTAGATGAACCTAATCAGTCTTCAATTTATTCTGAAATTGATGAAGATGAAGTAAATTATAGTGGATCAAAATTTAAAAACAGATCTGATAAATTTCAGGCTAAAATGACCTCTCAAAATACACAGAATAAATCCAAAATTTCAATAGAAGAAGAACCTATGGATGTCGAACCTTTAGAAAAATTATCGAGAAATAATTCTCAAGATATGATTTCTAATGATAAAGAACTTATAGATATTGAAGATCCCTGGTGA
- the accC gene encoding acetyl-CoA carboxylase biotin carboxylase subunit — MPIGKLLIANRGEIALRILRSCREMGIATVAVYSTVDKNALHVQLADEAVCVGDSPSSKSYLNVPNILAAATSRGVDAIHPGYGFLAENDRFAEICGDHGLIFVGPSPHAIRSMGDKSTAKSTMQNVGVPTVPGSEGLLDSVSDASKLASEMGYPVMIKATAGGGGRGMRLVTHADELENLFKAAQGEAEAAFGNPGLYMEKFIDRPRHVEVQILADRFGNVVHLGERDCSIQRRHQKLLEESPSPALDDHLRIRMGEAAVAAAKSINYEGAGTVEFLLDRNGSFYFMEMNTRIQVEHPVTELVTGMDLISEQLRIAGGEKLQFAQAEIKLEGHAIECRINAEDPSHNFRPSPGKITGWLPPGGPGVRVDSHVYTGYDIPPFYDSLIGKLIVWGKDREAALKRMERALNECAVTGITTTIDFHLKLLKRKEFIDGDVHTKYVEQEML, encoded by the coding sequence ATGCCCATAGGCAAACTGCTCATAGCTAATCGTGGCGAAATAGCTTTAAGAATTCTCCGAAGCTGTCGTGAGATGGGGATAGCTACGGTTGCTGTTTACAGTACTGTTGATAAAAATGCCTTACATGTTCAATTAGCTGATGAAGCTGTATGCGTTGGAGATTCGCCTAGCAGTAAAAGTTATCTAAATGTTCCAAACATACTTGCTGCAGCAACTTCAAGAGGAGTAGATGCTATTCACCCTGGTTATGGATTTTTAGCTGAGAATGATCGATTTGCAGAGATTTGCGGTGACCACGGACTTATTTTTGTCGGCCCATCTCCTCATGCAATTCGTTCCATGGGTGATAAGTCGACAGCTAAATCGACTATGCAAAATGTTGGAGTGCCTACCGTCCCTGGAAGTGAAGGCTTGCTTGATAGTGTTTCAGATGCATCCAAGCTTGCCTCTGAAATGGGTTATCCAGTAATGATTAAAGCAACTGCGGGAGGCGGTGGAAGAGGCATGCGTTTAGTAACTCATGCTGATGAATTAGAGAATCTTTTTAAAGCTGCGCAGGGGGAAGCAGAGGCTGCATTTGGCAACCCAGGATTATATATGGAGAAATTTATTGATCGCCCAAGGCATGTAGAGGTTCAGATTCTTGCTGATCGATTTGGTAACGTTGTTCACCTCGGAGAAAGAGATTGCTCAATTCAAAGACGGCATCAGAAATTGTTAGAGGAATCGCCAAGTCCAGCTTTAGATGATCACCTAAGAATAAGAATGGGAGAAGCAGCTGTTGCAGCAGCAAAAAGCATCAACTATGAAGGCGCTGGAACGGTTGAATTCCTTCTTGATAGGAATGGAAGTTTTTATTTTATGGAAATGAATACTCGAATACAGGTGGAACACCCTGTTACTGAGTTAGTGACTGGTATGGATTTAATTTCAGAACAATTACGTATCGCGGGAGGAGAAAAATTACAATTTGCTCAAGCAGAGATCAAGCTGGAGGGACATGCAATTGAATGTAGAATTAACGCAGAAGATCCAAGTCATAACTTTCGACCTTCTCCAGGAAAAATTACAGGTTGGTTACCTCCTGGTGGGCCTGGTGTCAGGGTAGATAGCCATGTTTATACCGGTTACGATATTCCTCCTTTTTATGATTCCCTAATAGGAAAATTAATTGTTTGGGGGAAAGATAGAGAAGCTGCACTAAAAAGGATGGAAAGAGCTTTAAATGAATGTGCAGTCACAGGAATTACTACTACAATCGATTTTCATTTGAAATTACTTAAAAGAAAAGAATTCATAGATGGAGATGTTCATACAAAGTATGTGGAACAAGAAATGTTGTAA
- a CDS encoding YggT family protein, which produces MPLLIKSLPTLHFLMVFLIGALTLAFLLRIILTWYPKIDLRTGFWPIIFLPTEPILVFTRKIVAPIGGVDVTPIIWVGLLSLFRELFLGQQGLLTQIIF; this is translated from the coding sequence ATGCCTCTGTTAATTAAAAGTCTTCCAACCCTACATTTTTTAATGGTTTTTTTAATAGGTGCACTTACCCTTGCCTTCCTCCTAAGAATTATTTTGACATGGTATCCAAAAATAGATTTAAGAACTGGTTTTTGGCCAATTATCTTTTTACCAACTGAACCTATATTGGTGTTTACTCGAAAAATTGTTGCTCCGATAGGAGGCGTTGATGTTACTCCGATTATTTGGGTAGGTCTCTTAAGTCTTTTTCGCGAATTGTTTCTTGGTCAACAAGGTTTATTAACTCAAATTATATTTTGA
- a CDS encoding photosystem II reaction center X protein yields the protein MAFHLLNLFLSAGTSSEAATSSAVGMIGSFLAAGALIVAPAAAALIWVSQKDALSR from the coding sequence ATGGCTTTTCATTTATTAAATTTGTTCCTTAGTGCTGGAACTTCTAGTGAAGCTGCTACAAGTTCTGCTGTTGGAATGATTGGGAGTTTTCTTGCGGCTGGAGCTTTGATAGTTGCACCTGCTGCGGCTGCATTGATCTGGGTTAGCCAAAAAGATGCATTGAGTAGATAG
- a CDS encoding Ycf66 family protein, producing the protein MVNASLNWASIVGIVLAVCGAGLYFLRSFKPALARDYDVFFAAIGLLCGGILFFQGWRLDPILQFGQFLLAGTTVFFAYESVRLRGIATDQARRSSYFDEEPELPRSSRGGLSDGDSDRNYDRFEQSQPINRRFSGRDDYQEEYSDDENYGRRPSRAAIPEQAVSRRPRNISSSEINSRGAERDRRMERFNSESSSDRSSSFGDRRTSRQETRQGTRPSASGQTSTRRRNGAPPNFSQTSSSRLNSDNSTRPSAGSNRFSKTNNVEDAAFSSAEKGVRRASRRSAKNSGSNPASERRSSKSSYSSSTRKARPRDNSSRFDD; encoded by the coding sequence TTGGTCAATGCCAGTCTCAATTGGGCCAGCATTGTTGGCATAGTTCTTGCTGTATGCGGAGCTGGCTTATATTTTCTTAGATCTTTTAAGCCAGCATTGGCAAGGGATTATGATGTCTTTTTTGCCGCTATTGGTTTGCTCTGCGGCGGAATTTTGTTTTTTCAAGGGTGGCGTTTAGATCCCATTCTTCAGTTTGGACAGTTTTTGCTTGCTGGGACCACTGTTTTCTTCGCTTATGAAAGTGTTCGGCTGAGAGGTATTGCAACAGATCAAGCACGAAGATCTTCATATTTTGATGAAGAACCAGAGTTGCCCAGATCTTCAAGAGGAGGTTTGTCTGATGGAGACTCTGATAGGAATTATGATCGATTTGAGCAATCTCAACCCATCAATAGAAGATTTTCAGGTAGAGATGATTATCAAGAAGAATATTCAGATGATGAAAATTATGGAAGACGGCCATCGAGGGCGGCAATCCCTGAGCAGGCTGTAAGTCGAAGGCCAAGAAATATTAGTTCTTCAGAAATCAATTCTCGAGGAGCTGAGAGAGACAGGAGAATGGAACGATTTAATTCCGAATCTTCCTCAGATAGATCATCAAGCTTTGGAGATAGGAGAACTAGCCGACAAGAAACTAGGCAAGGGACACGTCCTTCTGCCAGTGGCCAAACATCAACTCGTAGAAGAAATGGGGCACCTCCTAATTTCTCTCAAACATCATCTTCAAGGCTAAATTCTGATAATTCAACTAGGCCCTCTGCGGGATCTAATAGGTTTTCTAAAACTAACAACGTTGAAGATGCTGCTTTTTCTAGTGCTGAAAAAGGCGTAAGACGAGCTAGTAGAAGAAGTGCAAAAAATTCTGGTTCAAACCCTGCTAGTGAAAGACGATCTTCTAAAAGTTCTTATTCATCATCCACAAGAAAGGCGAGACCAAGAGATAACAGTTCAAGATTTGATGATTAA
- a CDS encoding chlorophyll a/b-binding protein — protein sequence MNSNTEKTQERQSTEPEKTDSEIKNLSPSATTNDIPEFGWTGYAERINGRFAMIGLMAVLLVEGLSRISFLEWAGIISR from the coding sequence ATGAACTCAAATACTGAAAAAACCCAAGAACGTCAGTCAACTGAGCCAGAAAAAACTGATTCAGAAATTAAAAATCTTTCACCTAGCGCAACCACAAATGATATTCCTGAATTTGGTTGGACTGGCTATGCAGAGAGAATAAATGGAAGATTTGCAATGATAGGTCTAATGGCAGTTCTACTTGTTGAAGGACTTAGCAGAATCTCTTTTTTGGAATGGGCTGGAATAATTAGTAGATAA
- a CDS encoding ABC transporter ATP-binding protein/permease, translating into MTSSISKAQKGLVSQLIKLRKLTQPYFLPYTNNNGWLFFYLLIALLFCVGGTVLFLLTGLMSLLTSLAPEVTNQFLGGVQNSLKVIWNGPSGIIISSLFALGIFSFITVRGQLRQKGWLPWLLLGVIILMLLSVNGINAGITFLVRDITNALIQKDESESYKNLWILGICFIAALPIRSFQFYFSAKLQLLWREWLSKSLITDYLDDRTYYILNPNDESDTNVDNPDQRITEDARDFTAQTIDLSLNIFDSLLVFSLNIFILLSISKELTLALIVYATLVSSLLLFASRKLFKLNYDQLRFEADFRYGLVHVRNNAESIAFYSGENQEEKEVSRRLKSVVDNFNLLIIWEALLRVLQRSGIYGSVFIPFIILAGPILSGQMDYGSFQQANLNYNLLEGSLFFIIYKIEALARFSASIGRLEGFQSNMNEIRNNQFDDFKVEIKTKDSILLKNVSIKTPGKDNYLINNLNLSLETGQSLLVVGPSGCGKTSLLRAISGLWAIQSGEIETPSNGDLLFIPQKPYMTLGSLREQLCYPLDKNRFSDDHLKAVLEEVKLPQIIQRYPDLDIKQDWQRLLSLGEQQRLAFARLLLNSPKYVVLDEATSALDVNTEKHLYELLNKREMACISVGHRPTLKNYHENVLEITENKGWRLLPAESYQFTEN; encoded by the coding sequence ATGACCTCATCAATTTCTAAAGCTCAAAAAGGACTAGTAAGCCAACTAATTAAATTAAGAAAGCTTACTCAGCCATATTTTCTACCTTATACAAATAACAATGGTTGGCTATTTTTCTATTTATTAATAGCTTTATTATTTTGCGTAGGCGGAACAGTTCTATTTTTACTCACAGGTTTAATGAGCCTGTTAACGAGTTTAGCTCCAGAGGTAACCAACCAATTTTTAGGAGGAGTTCAAAATTCCTTAAAAGTGATTTGGAATGGTCCTTCGGGAATAATAATTTCGAGCTTGTTTGCCTTAGGAATTTTTTCATTTATCACAGTTCGTGGTCAGTTAAGGCAAAAAGGGTGGCTTCCCTGGCTTTTGCTAGGAGTAATTATTTTAATGCTATTATCTGTTAATGGAATTAACGCTGGAATTACATTTCTTGTTAGAGATATAACTAATGCCTTAATTCAAAAGGATGAAAGTGAAAGTTATAAAAATTTGTGGATTCTTGGAATTTGTTTTATTGCAGCACTTCCAATAAGAAGCTTTCAATTTTATTTTTCAGCAAAACTACAGCTCTTATGGAGAGAGTGGTTATCCAAAAGCCTAATAACAGACTATTTAGATGATAGAACATATTATATACTAAATCCCAACGATGAATCTGACACGAATGTCGATAATCCGGATCAGAGAATTACAGAAGACGCAAGAGACTTTACTGCTCAAACAATTGATCTATCGTTAAATATCTTTGATTCTTTATTAGTATTTTCACTAAATATTTTTATCTTGCTAAGTATAAGTAAAGAACTCACACTTGCCCTAATTGTTTATGCCACATTAGTTTCATCTTTACTACTCTTTGCTAGTAGAAAACTATTTAAATTAAATTACGATCAACTACGTTTTGAAGCTGATTTTCGTTACGGTCTTGTCCACGTAAGAAACAACGCAGAATCAATTGCTTTTTATTCTGGTGAAAATCAAGAAGAAAAAGAAGTAAGTAGAAGACTAAAGTCTGTAGTTGATAACTTTAATCTTTTAATAATATGGGAAGCATTATTAAGAGTGCTCCAACGCTCAGGAATTTATGGAAGTGTCTTTATTCCTTTCATTATTCTCGCAGGACCAATTCTTAGCGGCCAAATGGACTATGGAAGCTTTCAACAAGCCAATTTGAACTACAACCTTCTTGAAGGTTCATTATTTTTTATTATTTACAAAATAGAGGCTTTAGCTAGATTCTCAGCTTCGATAGGAAGACTTGAAGGATTTCAATCAAACATGAATGAGATTAGAAACAACCAATTTGATGACTTTAAAGTTGAAATTAAAACCAAGGATTCTATTCTTCTCAAGAATGTAAGTATTAAAACCCCTGGGAAAGATAATTACCTAATTAATAACTTAAATCTAAGTCTTGAGACAGGTCAAAGTTTACTTGTAGTAGGGCCTTCTGGTTGCGGTAAGACGTCTTTACTTAGAGCCATTAGCGGTCTATGGGCAATACAATCTGGTGAGATAGAAACCCCCTCAAATGGTGATTTACTTTTTATTCCACAAAAACCATACATGACTCTTGGCTCATTGAGAGAACAGCTTTGTTACCCATTAGATAAAAACAGATTCAGTGACGATCATCTAAAAGCCGTTTTAGAAGAAGTCAAGTTACCTCAAATTATCCAAAGGTATCCTGACCTAGACATCAAACAAGATTGGCAAAGACTATTATCTTTGGGAGAGCAACAAAGGCTTGCTTTCGCAAGACTTTTGCTGAATTCCCCGAAATATGTTGTTTTAGATGAAGCAACAAGTGCATTAGATGTAAATACAGAAAAACATCTTTATGAACTTCTTAACAAACGCGAGATGGCTTGCATTAGCGTCGGTCATAGGCCAACCTTGAAGAACTATCATGAAAATGTGCTTGAAATAACTGAGAACAAAGGTTGGCGATTATTGCCTGCTGAAAGTTACCAATTTACTGAAAACTAG
- a CDS encoding histidine triad nucleotide-binding protein: protein MTTIFDKILSGEIPCDEVFSDSKCLAFKDITPQAPTHILIIPRKPIPSLQNIQKEDQELLGHLILKGTEIANAAGLKSWRTIINTGEEAGQTVFHLHIHIIGGRKLSWPPG from the coding sequence ATGACAACAATTTTCGATAAAATTCTTAGTGGTGAAATTCCATGTGATGAGGTTTTTAGTGATAGCAAATGTCTAGCTTTCAAAGATATTACCCCTCAAGCACCTACTCACATTTTAATAATTCCTAGAAAACCTATTCCAAGTCTGCAAAATATACAAAAAGAAGATCAAGAATTACTAGGGCACTTAATTCTAAAAGGGACCGAAATTGCCAACGCTGCTGGTTTAAAAAGTTGGAGAACCATCATTAATACAGGTGAAGAAGCAGGTCAAACAGTCTTTCACTTACATATTCATATCATTGGAGGAAGGAAATTAAGTTGGCCACCTGGATAA
- the def gene encoding peptide deformylase, translating to MAGSFAQLAKNAEKKKPSISVSKEPVKNPPLKVYQLGDEALRTPANRIVKVDDSIRKLAKDMLITMYSSKGIGLAAPQVGIQKRLLVIDLNFEDPNSPPMVFINPEIISSSASLDTYEEGCLSIPGVYLNVLRPSSIKLSYRDEMGRPKKMNADGLMARCIQHEIDHLNGVCFVDKVTDEEELKKQLNENNFNQSDVIKETS from the coding sequence TTGGCTGGCAGTTTTGCTCAACTTGCAAAAAATGCAGAAAAAAAGAAGCCCTCAATTTCAGTTTCTAAAGAACCTGTCAAGAATCCCCCTTTGAAGGTGTATCAACTGGGAGACGAGGCCTTAAGAACTCCTGCTAATCGTATCGTCAAAGTTGATGATTCAATTAGAAAGTTAGCGAAAGATATGCTCATAACTATGTATTCTTCAAAAGGTATTGGTTTAGCAGCACCTCAAGTAGGAATACAAAAGAGATTGTTAGTTATTGATTTAAATTTTGAAGATCCAAATTCCCCACCGATGGTATTTATAAATCCTGAGATAATTTCATCTAGTGCAAGCTTAGATACATATGAAGAAGGTTGTCTAAGTATCCCTGGAGTTTACCTCAATGTTTTAAGACCCTCCTCAATCAAATTAAGTTATAGAGATGAAATGGGTAGACCAAAAAAAATGAATGCAGACGGTCTAATGGCAAGATGCATTCAGCACGAAATAGACCACTTAAATGGTGTCTGTTTTGTTGATAAAGTAACTGATGAAGAAGAGCTGAAAAAACAATTAAATGAGAATAACTTCAATCAAAGCGATGTAATAAAAGAAACGAGTTGA